A region from the Devosia lucknowensis genome encodes:
- the argC gene encoding N-acetyl-gamma-glutamyl-phosphate reductase produces the protein MVAKIFIDGEAGTTGLQIRERLAGRRDLEVISIAPEKRKDQAERQRLLNAADVAILCLPDDAARESVRLIENHTTRVIDASTAHRVAEGWAYGFAEMDIDQTEEIRKARYVANPGCWPQGLIAAARPLVEARLLPGDYPLSYHGISGYSGGGRQMIEDYEAQGTGASQFMPYALTFAHKHLPEMAHYARLNRAPLFEPVVGNFAQGMTTSLPLHLDMVADIPTGRDIHAALADFYAAIPDSFVRVAAYDPALGKTAALDPQAHNGTNTMTLHVFANDERNQAVIAAVYDNLGKGASGAAVQNLNIMLGVDPRESLEG, from the coding sequence ATGGTCGCAAAAATCTTCATCGATGGCGAAGCCGGTACCACGGGTCTGCAGATCCGCGAGCGCCTCGCCGGTCGTCGCGACCTCGAGGTCATTTCCATCGCGCCCGAAAAGCGCAAGGATCAGGCCGAGCGCCAGCGCCTCCTCAACGCGGCCGATGTCGCCATTCTCTGCCTGCCCGACGATGCGGCCAGGGAAAGCGTGCGGCTCATTGAAAACCACACGACCCGCGTCATCGACGCCTCGACAGCCCACCGCGTCGCCGAAGGCTGGGCCTATGGCTTTGCCGAAATGGACATCGACCAGACCGAGGAAATCCGCAAGGCGCGCTACGTGGCCAATCCCGGCTGCTGGCCACAGGGCCTGATCGCCGCCGCCCGCCCGCTGGTCGAGGCGCGGCTCCTGCCGGGCGATTACCCACTCTCCTATCACGGCATTTCCGGCTATTCCGGTGGCGGCCGGCAGATGATCGAGGACTATGAGGCACAAGGGACCGGCGCCAGCCAGTTCATGCCCTATGCCCTCACCTTCGCCCACAAGCACCTGCCCGAAATGGCCCACTACGCCAGGCTCAATCGTGCCCCGCTGTTTGAACCCGTGGTCGGCAATTTCGCGCAGGGCATGACGACGTCCCTGCCGCTCCATCTCGACATGGTTGCCGATATTCCGACCGGCAGGGACATTCACGCTGCGCTGGCCGATTTCTACGCCGCCATCCCCGATAGTTTCGTGCGCGTCGCCGCCTACGATCCGGCCCTGGGCAAGACCGCGGCCCTCGACCCGCAGGCCCATAACGGCACCAATACGATGACCCTGCACGTTTTCGCCAATGACGAGCGCAACCAGGCCGTCATAGCAGCCGTCTACGACAACCTGGGCAAGGGTGCTTCGGGTGCGGCTGTGCAGAACCTCAACATCATGCTCGGCGTCGATCCGCGCGAAAGCCTCGAAGGCTGA
- the deoD gene encoding purine-nucleoside phosphorylase: MTTPHNHAKPGDYAEAVLLPGDPLRAKWIAETFFEAPRLVNSVRNCLGYTGTWKGRPVSVQASGMGQPSLSIYVHELINVYGAKALIRVGTCGGLNAKVKVRDVVLAQGASTDSSIVKGRFGAFNFAPIADFGLLRSAADKADARGLKFHAGNMLSSDIFYHANGIAGYDQLPEHGVIGVEMEAAALYTLAARFGVKALTICTMTDCLITHEEIDAEARQTSLTEMVELALDVAVEA, encoded by the coding sequence ATGACCACGCCGCACAACCACGCAAAGCCAGGCGATTATGCCGAGGCGGTGCTGCTGCCGGGCGATCCGCTGCGGGCCAAATGGATCGCCGAGACATTTTTCGAGGCGCCGCGCCTCGTCAATTCGGTGCGCAATTGCCTGGGCTATACGGGTACGTGGAAGGGCAGGCCGGTTTCGGTGCAGGCCTCGGGCATGGGCCAGCCGTCGCTGTCGATCTATGTGCACGAGCTGATCAACGTCTATGGCGCCAAGGCGCTGATCCGCGTGGGCACCTGCGGCGGCCTCAATGCGAAGGTGAAGGTGCGCGACGTGGTTCTGGCGCAGGGCGCCTCGACCGATTCCTCGATCGTCAAGGGGCGGTTCGGAGCCTTCAACTTCGCGCCCATCGCCGATTTCGGCCTGCTGCGCTCGGCGGCCGACAAGGCCGATGCACGGGGGCTGAAATTTCATGCGGGCAACATGCTGAGCTCGGACATCTTCTATCATGCCAATGGCATTGCCGGATACGATCAGCTCCCCGAGCATGGGGTGATCGGCGTCGAGATGGAAGCGGCGGCCCTTTATACGCTGGCCGCGCGGTTCGGCGTCAAAGCCTTGACCATCTGCACGATGACCGATTGTCTCATCACGCATGAGGAGATAGATGCCGAGGCACGCCAGACTTCGCTCACGGAGATGGTGGAACTGGCGCTCGACGTGGCTGTGGAGGCGTAA
- a CDS encoding glucan biosynthesis protein, which translates to MTRHHTPLPNRRAVLAGIGFSLFLASTTSLTRPLLAQQDERFAFDFDSFSARMKAMAAAEHQPVTAEIPAAFNSLDYDAYRLIQYRGEASKWAGDAAGYQLQAFHLGWLYNEPVKVYEIEGGEAHPIGFGAADFDYHNAEVGAAAQAEAFPGVAGLRVNYPLNRADAIDELVTFLGASYFRALGRNNIYGASARGLVLNSWVDVPEEFPRFSEFYVEKPNEGAPLVVYAAMESPSVTGAYRFVITPGSDASQETVMDVTARLYFRTDVKELGVAPLTSMFLYAEANRGGFDDYRPQVHDSNGLLVERESGEVMWRALNNSAWLGNSYLAETNPKAFGLYQRGRDFEAYQDAGAHYERRPSVRVEPVGQWGQGMVRLVEIPAKLEADDNIVAFWIPAEPALAGEEREYSYRLIWGDLNPEDTVGLAYVAETRGGVGGVSGVENASNLRKFVVDFKGGELDTMPAGTPIDVLATVGGGVMRTSVLSRIDANGAWRLVMDVEAEPGATLELKAYLVGLGKKLTETWLYQWRPAA; encoded by the coding sequence GTGACGCGTCATCACACCCCCCTGCCCAATCGCCGAGCGGTTCTGGCAGGGATAGGTTTTTCACTGTTTCTCGCTTCCACCACATCGCTGACCCGCCCGCTGCTGGCGCAGCAAGACGAGCGCTTTGCGTTCGACTTCGACAGTTTCAGCGCGCGCATGAAGGCCATGGCCGCCGCCGAGCACCAGCCGGTGACGGCGGAAATTCCGGCCGCCTTCAACAGCCTCGATTATGACGCCTATCGGCTCATCCAGTATCGGGGCGAGGCCAGCAAGTGGGCAGGCGATGCCGCGGGCTATCAGTTGCAGGCATTTCACCTGGGCTGGCTCTATAACGAACCCGTCAAGGTCTACGAGATCGAGGGCGGGGAAGCCCATCCGATCGGCTTTGGCGCGGCGGACTTCGACTATCACAATGCCGAGGTGGGCGCGGCCGCCCAGGCGGAGGCGTTTCCGGGCGTTGCGGGTCTGCGTGTCAACTATCCGCTCAACCGCGCCGATGCGATCGACGAGCTCGTGACGTTCCTTGGTGCGAGCTACTTCCGGGCCCTTGGACGCAACAATATCTACGGGGCCAGCGCCCGTGGGCTCGTGCTCAATTCATGGGTCGACGTGCCGGAAGAGTTTCCGCGCTTCTCCGAATTCTATGTCGAAAAGCCGAACGAGGGCGCGCCCCTGGTCGTTTACGCGGCAATGGAGAGCCCGAGCGTGACCGGGGCTTACCGCTTCGTCATCACCCCCGGCAGCGACGCGTCGCAGGAAACCGTCATGGACGTGACGGCGCGCCTTTATTTCCGCACCGACGTCAAGGAACTGGGCGTTGCGCCGCTGACCTCGATGTTCCTTTATGCCGAGGCCAATCGCGGCGGGTTCGACGACTATCGTCCGCAGGTGCACGACAGCAACGGCCTGCTGGTCGAACGGGAGAGCGGCGAGGTCATGTGGCGCGCGCTCAACAACAGCGCCTGGCTGGGCAATTCCTATCTGGCCGAAACCAATCCCAAGGCCTTCGGGCTGTACCAGCGCGGCCGCGACTTCGAGGCCTACCAGGATGCCGGGGCCCATTACGAGCGCCGCCCCTCGGTGCGCGTCGAGCCCGTGGGCCAGTGGGGCCAAGGCATGGTGCGACTGGTGGAAATTCCCGCCAAGCTCGAAGCGGACGATAATATCGTGGCCTTCTGGATTCCGGCCGAGCCTGCGCTTGCGGGCGAGGAACGCGAATACAGCTATCGGCTGATCTGGGGCGATCTCAACCCGGAAGACACTGTCGGACTGGCCTATGTGGCCGAGACCCGCGGCGGTGTCGGTGGTGTGTCGGGCGTGGAAAACGCGTCCAACCTGCGCAAGTTCGTCGTCGACTTCAAGGGTGGCGAGCTCGACACCATGCCAGCGGGCACGCCCATCGATGTTCTGGCCACTGTTGGCGGCGGCGTGATGCGTACCTCGGTTTTGTCACGAATTGATGCGAATGGCGCGTGGCGTCTCGTCATGGATGTCGAGGCCGAACCCGGCGCAACGCTGGAACTCAAGGCCTATCTGGTGGGCCTGGGCAAGAAACTGACTGAAACCTGGCTCTACCAGTGGAGGCCCGCCGCATGA
- a CDS encoding SRPBCC family protein, whose protein sequence is MPDNNTARIEAKVTHLFAAPPEAVYDALVEPATVRRWQEAWANTGASGTITGFDFNPEVGGAYRILGTRNGEPSDNWGTFLALDRPTRVSYTFIVDPSEEQDPSVVTIIIEPEPEGSGSVVTLYNEMDARWSDYLPQTERAWMRMLEAVDTTLRHGA, encoded by the coding sequence ATGCCCGACAACAACACCGCCAGGATCGAAGCCAAGGTAACCCACCTTTTCGCTGCCCCGCCCGAGGCGGTCTACGATGCCCTTGTCGAGCCCGCCACAGTCCGCCGCTGGCAGGAAGCCTGGGCCAACACCGGCGCCTCCGGCACGATCACCGGCTTCGACTTCAACCCGGAAGTGGGCGGCGCCTATCGCATCCTTGGCACAAGGAACGGCGAACCATCCGACAATTGGGGCACCTTTCTCGCGCTCGATCGACCGACCAGGGTCAGCTACACCTTCATCGTCGACCCCTCCGAGGAGCAGGACCCCTCGGTGGTCACCATCATCATCGAGCCCGAACCGGAGGGCAGCGGCAGCGTCGTCACGCTCTACAACGAGATGGACGCCCGCTGGAGCGACTATCTGCCCCAGACCGAACGCGCCTGGATGCGCATGCTCGAAGCCGTCGACACGACGCTGCGCCACGGCGCTTGA
- a CDS encoding glutathione S-transferase family protein, producing MIDFYFHATPNSMKVAVLLEELQLPFTVRAVDIFKGEQHLPAFKAINPNAKVPAIVDEGTAIFDSHAILLYLAQKHGAFVPENRSEHGVMLSWLQLVATGLSPFSGQAIHFKHYAPEAIPYAVNRYTREVARHYEVLEARLGTARYLAGDQYTIADMALWGWAASAGYVFGEGALSPYPNVERFMQEMAARPAVQRALAMKAAHVFKAELDAETRKAMFPQNEPA from the coding sequence ATGATCGACTTCTATTTCCACGCCACGCCCAATTCCATGAAGGTGGCGGTGCTGCTCGAGGAGCTACAGCTGCCGTTCACCGTCCGGGCAGTGGATATCTTCAAGGGCGAGCAGCACCTGCCGGCCTTCAAGGCCATCAATCCCAACGCCAAGGTGCCGGCCATCGTGGATGAGGGAACCGCGATATTCGATTCCCACGCCATCCTTCTCTACTTGGCGCAAAAGCATGGAGCTTTCGTGCCGGAGAACCGGAGCGAGCATGGCGTGATGCTGTCCTGGCTGCAGCTCGTCGCCACCGGGCTTTCGCCCTTTTCGGGGCAGGCCATCCACTTCAAGCATTATGCGCCCGAGGCCATCCCCTATGCGGTGAACCGCTATACGCGAGAGGTGGCGCGGCACTACGAAGTTCTCGAGGCGCGCCTGGGGACCGCGCGATACCTGGCGGGCGACCAATATACCATTGCCGACATGGCCCTTTGGGGCTGGGCCGCTTCTGCCGGCTATGTGTTCGGGGAGGGGGCCCTTTCGCCCTATCCCAATGTCGAAAGGTTCATGCAGGAGATGGCTGCGCGACCGGCCGTGCAGCGCGCCTTGGCGATGAAGGCCGCGCATGTCTTCAAGGCCGAGCTCGACGCGGAAACGCGCAAGGCGATGTTTCCCCAGAACGAGCCGGCCTGA
- a CDS encoding RidA family protein, which translates to MVQRVSTGSPFEATFGYSRAVRHEDTVYVSGTTGYDYATMTMPESVGEQARNALATIDKALKEAGSSIQDTVRVVYYVGDRADVDAVVAAVGPVFKDIRPAASMLIVQMIEQGMKIEIEVTARIGAATSHA; encoded by the coding sequence TTGGTTCAGCGCGTTTCCACCGGCTCCCCTTTCGAAGCAACCTTTGGCTATTCCCGTGCCGTCCGCCACGAGGATACGGTCTATGTCTCCGGCACCACCGGCTATGACTACGCCACCATGACCATGCCCGAAAGCGTCGGCGAGCAGGCCAGGAATGCTCTGGCCACCATCGACAAGGCGCTCAAGGAAGCCGGATCCTCCATCCAGGACACCGTCCGCGTGGTCTATTATGTCGGCGACCGTGCCGACGTGGATGCCGTGGTCGCTGCCGTCGGCCCGGTGTTCAAGGATATCCGTCCGGCCGCCTCCATGCTCATCGTGCAGATGATCGAGCAAGGCATGAAGATCGAGATCGAGGTCACCGCCCGCATCGGCGCGGCCACCAGCCACGCCTAG
- a CDS encoding DUF1304 domain-containing protein — protein MIAMVLVGLVALLHVYIMLLEVLWWDTPRGQKAFGLTAEFAKATKVLAINQGVYNGFLAAGLIWGLVHPDPELGWQIQLFFLACVAVAGIVGAVTSSRKILFIQTVPAVIAILAVVLV, from the coding sequence GTGATTGCAATGGTGCTGGTCGGGCTCGTGGCCCTGCTGCATGTCTATATCATGCTGCTCGAAGTGCTGTGGTGGGACACGCCGCGCGGGCAGAAGGCCTTCGGGCTGACGGCGGAATTCGCCAAGGCGACCAAGGTGCTGGCGATCAACCAGGGCGTCTATAACGGGTTTTTGGCGGCAGGCCTCATCTGGGGCCTCGTCCATCCCGATCCGGAGCTTGGCTGGCAGATCCAGCTGTTCTTCCTCGCCTGCGTGGCGGTAGCCGGGATCGTGGGCGCAGTGACGTCCTCGCGGAAAATCCTGTTCATCCAGACGGTGCCGGCGGTGATCGCGATCCTGGCGGTGGTGCTGGTTTAG
- the leuD gene encoding 3-isopropylmalate dehydratase small subunit, producing the protein MDKFTSLTGVAAPLPIINIDTDMIIPKQYLKTIKRTGLGTALFSEMRYNEDGSENPDFVLNKPAYRQAQIIIAGDNFGCGSSREHAPWALLDFGVRCVISTSFADIFYNNCFKNGILPLVVTPDQLKLLLDDAERGANATLTVDLESQTIKGPDGGTLHFDIDPSRKQILLEGLDDIAGTLKSDPSISAFEGKMASQRPWL; encoded by the coding sequence ATGGACAAGTTCACATCCCTCACCGGTGTCGCGGCGCCCCTGCCGATCATCAACATCGATACCGATATGATCATCCCCAAGCAGTATCTGAAGACCATCAAGCGCACCGGCCTCGGCACCGCGCTGTTCTCGGAAATGCGCTATAACGAGGACGGCTCCGAAAACCCCGACTTCGTGCTCAACAAGCCCGCCTATCGTCAGGCGCAGATCATCATCGCTGGCGACAATTTCGGCTGCGGCTCGAGCCGCGAGCATGCCCCCTGGGCCCTGCTCGACTTCGGCGTCCGCTGCGTGATCTCGACGAGCTTTGCCGACATTTTCTACAATAACTGCTTCAAGAACGGCATCCTCCCGCTCGTGGTCACTCCCGATCAGCTCAAGCTGCTGCTCGACGATGCCGAGCGCGGCGCCAATGCCACGCTGACCGTCGATCTCGAAAGCCAGACCATCAAGGGACCCGATGGCGGCACGCTGCATTTCGACATCGATCCGAGCCGCAAGCAGATCCTGCTCGAAGGCCTCGACGATATCGCCGGCACGCTGAAATCGGATCCATCCATCTCCGCCTTCGAAGGCAAGATGGCCTCCCAGCGTCCCTGGCTCTAA
- a CDS encoding FadR/GntR family transcriptional regulator, producing MKQGGGGMDRSGGRARHSGDLIAALSGRSLARNLHSDVLWELGLAIVSGTYAQGAILPSDGELLERFGVSRTVLREALKTLAAKGLIEARARIGTRVLPRNRWNLFDADVLAWFFELGPDVSFLRSLAEVRIGIEIEAAALAAERCGPDEAAELVGWVDRMAGSVTPADFARFDLEFHKAVAEASGNPFMASISALVEMALTAAFTISSPVNDPEALAVTVGVHRRIAEAIRDGNADEARLAMRDAISQGFDRAAGRMEAAAST from the coding sequence ATGAAGCAAGGCGGGGGTGGCATGGACAGGTCCGGTGGACGCGCACGGCATTCGGGTGATCTCATTGCCGCGCTTTCGGGCCGGAGCCTGGCACGCAACCTCCATTCGGACGTGCTGTGGGAATTGGGCCTCGCCATCGTTTCGGGCACCTATGCGCAAGGCGCGATCCTGCCGTCGGACGGCGAATTGCTGGAGCGCTTCGGCGTGTCGCGCACTGTGCTGCGCGAAGCGCTGAAGACACTGGCCGCCAAGGGGCTGATCGAGGCCCGCGCCCGTATCGGCACGCGCGTCCTGCCGCGTAACCGCTGGAACCTGTTCGATGCCGACGTGCTGGCCTGGTTCTTCGAACTGGGGCCCGACGTTTCGTTTCTGCGCAGCCTTGCCGAGGTGCGGATCGGGATCGAGATCGAGGCGGCCGCGCTGGCGGCCGAGCGCTGCGGGCCGGACGAGGCCGCCGAACTGGTCGGCTGGGTCGACCGGATGGCCGGTTCGGTGACGCCGGCGGATTTCGCGCGGTTCGACCTCGAGTTCCACAAGGCCGTCGCCGAGGCTTCGGGCAATCCGTTCATGGCTTCGATCAGCGCGCTGGTTGAAATGGCGCTGACAGCGGCGTTCACGATTTCGTCGCCGGTGAACGATCCGGAGGCTCTCGCCGTTACAGTGGGTGTTCACCGGCGCATCGCCGAGGCCATTCGCGACGGCAATGCAGACGAAGCACGCCTCGCCATGCGGGACGCGATCTCGCAGGGCTTCGACCGCGCCGCCGGCCGGATGGAGGCCGCGGCTTCGACCTGA
- a CDS encoding M20/M25/M40 family metallo-hydrolase: MTSPATIDAVLSEVDSGLDQSLERLFHLLRIKSISTDPAFADDCRKAADWIVRELTDLGFDAAARPTPGHPVVVAHGPQQDGPHVLFYAHYDVQPVDPLNLWHTDPFDPQIVEKDGRKIIVARGASDDKGQMLTFIEACRAWKKATGSLPIRISLMLEGEEESGGKNLPPFMKANAEELKADIALVCDTDMWDRQTPSITTMLRGLVADEIVVTAADKDLHSGMFGNAARNPNQVVADIIASLRAPDGSVTLPGFYDDVAEISPELKAQWAGLGFDDKAFLGSVDLSTPAGEQGRSVLEMLWARPTCEINGMIGGYTGDGFKTVIPAKASAKISFRLVSGQKPDKIRAAFRAHVEKMLPPDCSVEFIPHGGSPAITVPADGDFLRQALSGLTDEWGKQAVITGSGGSIPVVGEFKSILGLDTLLIGFAHVDDQIHSPNEKYDLESYHRGIRSWVRVLGALSRAEG; encoded by the coding sequence ATGACCAGCCCTGCAACCATCGACGCCGTCTTGTCTGAAGTCGATTCGGGGCTGGATCAGAGCCTGGAGCGTCTGTTCCATCTTCTGCGCATCAAGTCCATCTCGACCGATCCGGCCTTTGCCGACGATTGCCGCAAGGCAGCTGACTGGATCGTCCGGGAATTGACCGATCTGGGGTTCGACGCCGCGGCGCGCCCCACCCCCGGCCACCCGGTTGTCGTTGCCCATGGCCCGCAGCAGGATGGACCGCACGTGCTGTTCTACGCGCACTACGATGTGCAGCCGGTCGACCCCCTCAACCTCTGGCACACCGATCCCTTCGATCCGCAGATCGTGGAAAAGGATGGCCGCAAGATCATCGTTGCGCGCGGCGCCTCCGACGACAAGGGCCAGATGTTGACCTTTATCGAGGCCTGTCGCGCCTGGAAAAAGGCGACCGGCTCACTGCCCATCCGCATCTCGCTGATGCTTGAAGGCGAGGAAGAAAGCGGCGGCAAGAACCTGCCGCCCTTCATGAAGGCCAATGCCGAAGAGCTCAAGGCTGACATTGCCCTGGTCTGCGACACCGACATGTGGGATCGCCAGACCCCCTCGATCACCACCATGCTGCGCGGCCTCGTCGCCGACGAGATCGTCGTCACGGCCGCCGACAAGGACCTCCATTCGGGCATGTTCGGCAATGCGGCGCGCAATCCCAATCAGGTCGTCGCCGACATCATCGCGAGCCTGCGCGCACCCGATGGCTCGGTCACCCTGCCCGGCTTTTACGACGACGTCGCGGAAATCTCGCCTGAACTCAAGGCGCAATGGGCGGGTCTGGGGTTCGACGACAAGGCGTTCCTCGGCAGCGTCGACCTCTCGACCCCGGCCGGCGAGCAAGGCCGCTCGGTGCTCGAAATGCTCTGGGCCCGCCCGACCTGCGAAATCAACGGCATGATCGGCGGCTATACCGGCGACGGATTCAAGACCGTCATCCCTGCCAAGGCCTCGGCCAAGATTTCCTTCCGCCTCGTCTCGGGCCAGAAGCCCGACAAGATCCGCGCCGCCTTCCGCGCCCATGTCGAGAAGATGCTGCCCCCCGATTGCTCGGTGGAATTCATTCCCCATGGCGGCTCGCCCGCCATCACCGTGCCGGCCGACGGCGACTTTCTGCGCCAGGCGCTTTCAGGCCTCACCGACGAATGGGGCAAGCAGGCGGTCATCACCGGCTCGGGCGGCTCCATCCCCGTCGTCGGCGAGTTCAAGTCCATTCTCGGCCTCGACACGCTCCTGATCGGCTTCGCGCATGTGGACGACCAGATCCACTCCCCCAACGAGAAATACGACCTCGAAAGCTACCACCGCGGCATCCGCAGCTGGGTGCGGGTGCTCGGCGCTTTGAGCCGTGCCGAAGGCTAA
- a CDS encoding CPBP family intramembrane glutamic endopeptidase: protein MNRRQIVLVIHAALLIGALFFIVPALTAWHPLHGYLLSITFYWLFFCLPVIGWHALAGDDGRLFSEKLAWRDWWLLPALLVQVGIVAVVNFVPNTAILSQGGMYLALLIAFINGPLEEIAWRGGFLGTFRDRPRLGFWLGWALFTLWHVPLALSHGLVFDGGVLTLVGGAGLLGLFWAWIAWRTGSVFYTSLAHGLTNVFAFWVLFDRNGIT from the coding sequence ATGAACCGGCGGCAGATTGTCTTGGTGATCCACGCAGCGCTCCTGATCGGGGCGCTGTTTTTCATCGTGCCGGCGCTCACCGCCTGGCACCCTCTGCACGGCTACCTGCTGTCCATCACTTTCTATTGGCTGTTTTTCTGCCTGCCGGTCATCGGCTGGCATGCTCTTGCCGGCGATGATGGGCGCCTGTTCTCGGAAAAGCTGGCTTGGCGCGACTGGTGGCTGCTGCCAGCGCTCCTTGTCCAGGTCGGCATCGTCGCTGTGGTCAATTTCGTGCCCAATACCGCCATCCTCAGCCAGGGCGGCATGTATCTGGCGCTGCTGATCGCCTTCATCAACGGCCCGCTCGAGGAAATTGCCTGGCGCGGCGGCTTTCTCGGCACCTTCCGCGATCGGCCCCGCCTCGGCTTCTGGCTCGGCTGGGCGCTCTTTACGCTCTGGCATGTCCCCCTGGCGCTGAGCCACGGCCTGGTCTTCGATGGTGGTGTGCTCACCCTTGTCGGCGGCGCCGGTCTACTGGGTCTCTTCTGGGCATGGATCGCCTGGCGCACCGGCTCGGTTTTTTACACCAGCCTTGCCCACGGCCTCACCAATGTCTTCGCCTTCTGGGTACTGTTCGACCGGAACGGAATTACCTGA
- a CDS encoding LysR family transcriptional regulator codes for MKTLADFDVGLLLTLDALHKEKNVTHAAARLNITQSALSARLTRLRHLLGDPLFIPSTSGRGMVASPHALALQPELTRLLDQWTAFIGTAKVFDAATSRRIFRVAATDNPASILAPDLIPLVRTEAPHAKIAFTTPNKATIAQDLEDGAVDVFVGVAEDGAPGLMGRKLFQERFVTAQRRGHPRGTGPLSLDEFCALDHLLISTSGGHFSGMIDSALAETGRQRNVAVSVQSYALAPLMLSSTDLVCTLPKRFLERFEGVLDYVDAPLELAPFEVNLFWHPRMSADASHSWLRERILRSARRSTPGAPAAG; via the coding sequence ATGAAGACCCTGGCAGATTTCGATGTCGGCCTGCTGCTGACGCTGGATGCGCTCCACAAGGAGAAGAATGTCACCCACGCAGCGGCGCGACTGAACATCACGCAATCGGCGCTGTCGGCCCGGTTGACGCGGCTGCGCCACCTGCTCGGCGATCCGCTGTTCATCCCCTCGACCTCAGGGCGCGGAATGGTCGCCTCGCCCCATGCACTGGCGCTGCAGCCGGAGCTCACGCGGCTGCTCGACCAGTGGACCGCCTTCATCGGGACGGCCAAGGTGTTCGATGCGGCGACGAGCCGGCGCATTTTCCGCGTGGCCGCCACCGACAATCCGGCCTCGATCCTGGCGCCGGACCTGATCCCGCTGGTGCGCACGGAGGCGCCCCATGCCAAGATCGCCTTCACGACGCCCAACAAGGCCACAATCGCCCAGGACCTCGAGGACGGCGCGGTGGACGTTTTCGTCGGCGTCGCCGAGGACGGGGCACCGGGCCTGATGGGCCGGAAACTGTTTCAGGAGCGTTTCGTGACGGCTCAGCGCCGGGGCCATCCGCGCGGCACCGGGCCGCTGAGCCTCGATGAATTCTGCGCGCTGGACCATCTGCTGATCTCGACCAGCGGCGGGCATTTTTCCGGGATGATCGACAGCGCGCTGGCGGAAACGGGCAGGCAGAGAAACGTCGCCGTTTCGGTGCAGAGCTATGCGCTGGCGCCGCTGATGCTGAGCAGCACGGATTTGGTCTGCACCCTGCCCAAGCGGTTCCTCGAGCGCTTCGAAGGCGTGTTGGATTATGTCGACGCGCCGCTCGAGCTCGCGCCGTTCGAGGTGAACCTGTTCTGGCATCCGCGAATGAGCGCGGATGCCTCGCATTCATGGCTGCGCGAGCGGATTTTGCGAAGCGCCCGGCGTTCGACGCCAGGCGCTCCCGCCGCCGGTTAG